One window from the genome of Propionispora hippei DSM 15287 encodes:
- the xylB gene encoding xylulokinase, whose amino-acid sequence MSFLGIDLGTSAVKLLLMAEDGKVLQTISQEYPVYYPQAGWAEQEPEDWWKATSEGIRKILATTAAAKDPVQSIGLSGQMHGLVLLDRESRILRPALLWCDQRTQAECDFITDQLGSKLSEYTANKALTGFTAPKVLWVKRNQPEIYRQIEHVLLPKDYIRWRLTGEYATDVSDASGTLFFDVARRQWSMEMVDFLGLPATVLPSCYESYEIIGYITGQAAATTGLNKGLPVVGGGGDQASGAVGTGVVKAGTVSVALGTSGVVFACQNTYSVDDANRLHSFCHANGKWHVMGVMLSAASCLKWWVEEVCQLDASGFTALLNEASAIPAGSQGLIYLPYLLGERTPYSDPNARGTFTGLTMTHGRAHMTKAILEGVAFGLRDSLEIIREQHIPIQEVRVSGGGARSILWRQILANVFDLPVCVVNSVEGPAFGAAILAAVGAGVFADVEKACESMIHTTERTDPVATDVDCYHAIYPIYHQLYGRLQETFEQLGKL is encoded by the coding sequence TTGAGTTTTTTGGGTATTGATTTAGGAACATCGGCAGTTAAGCTTCTATTAATGGCCGAAGACGGAAAGGTTTTACAGACAATATCCCAAGAGTATCCGGTATATTATCCGCAAGCCGGCTGGGCCGAACAAGAGCCTGAAGACTGGTGGAAGGCAACCAGTGAGGGAATTAGAAAAATCTTGGCCACCACCGCTGCAGCTAAAGATCCCGTCCAGAGCATCGGGCTGAGCGGACAAATGCACGGGCTGGTGTTGCTTGACAGGGAAAGCCGTATCCTGAGGCCTGCTTTATTATGGTGTGATCAACGTACCCAGGCAGAATGTGATTTCATTACGGACCAATTGGGTTCAAAATTATCGGAATATACAGCCAATAAGGCTCTGACCGGTTTTACAGCGCCTAAGGTTTTATGGGTGAAACGCAATCAACCTGAAATCTACCGGCAGATAGAACACGTATTATTGCCCAAGGATTATATACGCTGGCGATTGACAGGAGAATATGCGACGGATGTTTCCGATGCGTCAGGAACTTTATTCTTTGATGTGGCACGGCGTCAGTGGTCAATGGAAATGGTAGATTTTCTGGGGTTACCGGCGACCGTTCTGCCCTCCTGTTATGAGTCCTATGAAATAATCGGCTATATAACAGGGCAAGCGGCGGCCACAACCGGCTTAAACAAAGGGTTGCCGGTTGTTGGCGGTGGCGGCGACCAGGCTAGCGGGGCAGTGGGAACAGGTGTGGTAAAAGCGGGAACGGTTTCCGTGGCTCTGGGCACTTCGGGAGTGGTGTTTGCTTGCCAGAACACTTACTCGGTTGATGACGCAAATCGGTTGCATTCTTTCTGTCATGCCAATGGAAAATGGCACGTTATGGGCGTGATGCTGTCGGCAGCCTCTTGTCTTAAATGGTGGGTGGAGGAGGTTTGCCAATTAGATGCTTCGGGCTTTACAGCACTCCTTAATGAAGCGTCTGCCATACCGGCGGGGAGTCAAGGCCTTATCTATCTGCCATATCTGCTGGGAGAACGGACTCCCTATAGTGATCCTAATGCCCGGGGCACTTTTACCGGACTTACCATGACTCATGGCCGGGCGCACATGACGAAAGCCATTTTGGAAGGGGTGGCCTTTGGCCTGCGCGATTCGCTGGAAATTATCCGGGAACAGCATATTCCCATCCAGGAAGTTCGTGTCAGTGGCGGCGGTGCGAGGAGCATTTTGTGGCGTCAGATTTTGGCCAACGTTTTTGATTTGCCGGTGTGTGTAGTCAATTCTGTCGAGGGGCCTGCGTTTGGTGCAGCTATTCTAGCCGCGGTAGGAGCAGGTGTCTTCGCTGATGTGGAAAAGGCTTGCGAATCGATGATCCATACGACGGAACGGACCGACCCGGTCGCAACTGATGTTGATTGTTATCATGCCATATATCCGATTTACCACCAACTATACGGCCGTTTGCAGGAGACGTTTGAGCAATTAGGCAAACTTTGA
- a CDS encoding methylmalonyl-CoA mutase family protein, which yields MTTDSKDKLEIPKVTFDEFAAPGYEAWKQEAIVSLKGGVFEKKLFTKTYEDIVLEPIYTQEHVAAAGRVDDLPGTGSYMRGTRVDGYLTTPWLITQECSEFLPETFNEALRHELDKGSTAIHTVLNQSTRHGKNCDGEGALTGLVLSTIEDADDAFANIDLEKYSFHIAAGPSSVQLIALLSAMLKANGRSPKVLTGCIGADPLGALVSEGSLPCSLDALYDEMAHQLTWVSQQAPQLRTILVDGAVYHNGGASDIQELAYSIAAAIEYIHAMQIRGVDCNTTAKHLRFSFSLGANFFMEIAKMRAARMIWSQVVESFGGDKEAQKMNVHARTSAFTKSAYDPYVNMLRTTTEAFSGVVGGVDNLQVSCFDEALRQGDEFSRRIARNTQIILQNECNLRQPVDPAGGSWYIETLTQQVADKTWKLLQETEAAGGLLKALRQGTPQQAVKEVLAKRFSQLAKRADRAVGINMYANVQEVLLKQQPVDMVALKEQHAKRVTEYCSDIDQTFCQEQLAKLADAISGEPGQLVEAVIQAFSAGATLEQVTASLRQDETVESAVTVIAPHRFTEQFEALRQKTDAYKERTGNNLKIFLANMGPIPQHKARADFSTGFVEVGGFEVLKNDGFADVDSAVEAALASGAKAVIICSTDDTYPELVPPLAKQIKAGNPSMLVMLAGAPAPEFEPVYREAGVDEFIHIRANCYKILDWLQKAGGIA from the coding sequence ATGACGACGGACAGTAAAGACAAGCTGGAAATACCCAAAGTGACATTTGACGAATTTGCGGCTCCCGGTTATGAGGCGTGGAAACAGGAAGCAATTGTTTCTTTAAAAGGCGGGGTATTTGAGAAAAAACTTTTTACCAAAACTTATGAAGACATAGTACTTGAGCCGATTTATACTCAGGAGCATGTGGCGGCGGCGGGACGGGTAGATGACTTGCCGGGAACCGGCAGCTATATGCGTGGCACCAGGGTAGACGGCTATTTAACCACTCCTTGGCTCATTACTCAGGAATGCAGCGAGTTTTTGCCGGAGACCTTCAATGAAGCGCTGCGCCATGAACTGGATAAGGGCAGCACCGCCATTCATACCGTCCTGAATCAAAGCACCCGTCACGGAAAGAACTGCGACGGAGAGGGAGCCTTAACCGGGCTGGTGTTATCGACCATTGAAGATGCCGATGATGCTTTTGCCAATATAGATTTAGAAAAATATTCTTTTCATATTGCTGCAGGGCCGTCCAGTGTACAACTGATTGCCTTGCTATCTGCCATGTTAAAGGCTAACGGACGTTCGCCTAAGGTCCTGACCGGCTGCATCGGCGCCGATCCGCTGGGAGCTTTAGTGTCGGAAGGCAGCCTGCCTTGCTCGCTGGATGCGCTCTATGATGAAATGGCGCATCAATTGACGTGGGTAAGTCAACAGGCACCGCAGCTTCGCACGATTCTGGTAGACGGCGCGGTTTATCATAACGGGGGCGCCAGCGATATTCAGGAACTGGCCTATTCCATCGCTGCTGCCATTGAGTATATCCATGCCATGCAAATTCGTGGTGTCGATTGCAATACTACGGCCAAGCACCTGCGGTTCAGTTTTTCATTGGGCGCTAATTTCTTTATGGAAATTGCCAAAATGAGAGCGGCCCGGATGATCTGGTCTCAGGTGGTGGAAAGCTTTGGCGGCGACAAAGAAGCGCAAAAAATGAATGTTCACGCCCGGACCTCGGCGTTTACCAAGAGCGCTTATGATCCGTATGTAAATATGCTGCGGACCACGACGGAGGCTTTTTCCGGCGTAGTCGGCGGAGTGGATAATCTGCAGGTAAGCTGCTTTGATGAAGCGCTGCGTCAAGGGGATGAATTTTCCCGGCGTATTGCCCGCAACACGCAGATTATCCTGCAAAATGAGTGTAATCTGCGGCAACCGGTTGATCCGGCCGGCGGTTCCTGGTATATTGAAACGCTCACCCAGCAGGTTGCCGATAAAACCTGGAAACTGCTGCAGGAAACCGAGGCCGCCGGCGGCTTGCTGAAGGCCCTGCGCCAGGGAACTCCGCAGCAGGCCGTAAAGGAAGTACTGGCCAAACGGTTCAGCCAATTGGCCAAACGGGCCGATCGCGCCGTAGGCATCAACATGTATGCCAATGTCCAGGAAGTTCTGCTGAAACAGCAGCCGGTCGATATGGTTGCTTTAAAGGAGCAGCATGCCAAGCGGGTGACCGAGTATTGTAGCGACATTGACCAGACATTTTGTCAGGAACAACTAGCGAAATTAGCCGATGCTATAAGCGGGGAACCGGGACAATTGGTAGAAGCCGTTATACAGGCTTTTTCAGCCGGCGCCACGCTGGAACAGGTGACGGCGTCCCTGCGTCAGGATGAAACGGTCGAGTCGGCTGTGACGGTGATTGCGCCGCACCGGTTTACCGAACAGTTTGAAGCCTTGCGTCAAAAAACCGATGCCTATAAAGAACGGACCGGCAACAACTTGAAAATATTCCTGGCCAACATGGGGCCCATTCCGCAGCATAAGGCGCGGGCGGACTTTTCAACCGGTTTTGTGGAAGTCGGCGGCTTTGAAGTATTAAAGAATGACGGTTTTGCCGATGTGGACAGCGCGGTAGAGGCGGCTCTTGCCTCGGGAGCAAAGGCAGTCATTATCTGCTCCACCGACGATACCTATCCGGAACTGGTACCGCCTTTGGCCAAGCAAATCAAGGCAGGTAACCCATCTATGCTGGTTATGCTGGCCGGGGCGCCGGCACCGGAGTTTGAACCGGTCTACAGGGAAGCCGGCGTAGACGAGTTCATCCATATCCGCGCCAATTGCTACAAGATACTTGACTGGCTGCAGAAAGCAGGAGGGATTGCCTAA
- a CDS encoding xylose ABC transporter ATP-binding protein, translated as MQDIILEMKGITKAFSGVKALDQVSFSVVRGEIHALCGENGAGKSTLMKVLSGVYPHGTYEGEIYFNQEKLTIRNITDAEQAGIAIIHQELALFKELSVYENIFMGNEISSRGRINVPAMLAKTQDLLREMKLRISPYTTVKQLGTGQQQIVEICKALSKNATLLILDEPTASLSEGEVDILIHILAELKAKGVTCIYISHKLDEVLKLADTVTVIRDGRSIGTKPARDLTKEAIIRMMVGREITDLYPKEAHVREETVLTVKDYTVYSAGNPGRKLVDHASFSLKRGEVLGLAGLVGAGRTELVSALYGFHNGRCEGEVLLEGKRLDTRHPEDSLQRGIAMLPEDRKRHGIVEIMSVRNNMTLANLEAYRRKADYIDACQELHDANQFRERLRIKTPGLETCIKNLSGGNQQKVVLAKYLLRKLKVLILDEPTRGIDVGAKYEIYNLINRLTEEGISIIMISSDLPEVLGMADRVLVMNQGRIKGEFINDHTLDQEQIMHCAVGGTLA; from the coding sequence ATGCAGGATATTATATTGGAAATGAAGGGTATTACGAAAGCTTTTTCCGGGGTAAAGGCCCTGGATCAGGTTTCCTTTTCGGTTGTAAGAGGTGAAATTCATGCGTTATGCGGAGAAAACGGCGCCGGTAAATCAACCTTAATGAAAGTATTAAGCGGTGTATATCCTCACGGAACGTATGAGGGTGAGATATATTTTAATCAGGAGAAACTGACTATCCGGAATATTACCGATGCCGAACAAGCCGGGATTGCCATTATTCATCAGGAACTGGCGTTATTTAAGGAATTGTCCGTGTATGAAAACATCTTCATGGGAAATGAAATAAGTTCACGGGGACGGATTAATGTACCGGCTATGCTGGCTAAAACGCAGGATTTGTTGAGGGAAATGAAATTGAGGATTAGCCCTTATACAACAGTTAAGCAATTGGGTACCGGTCAGCAACAAATTGTAGAAATTTGCAAAGCCTTATCTAAAAACGCAACACTGCTTATTTTAGATGAACCCACGGCTTCTTTGTCCGAAGGCGAAGTGGATATTCTCATTCATATTCTGGCGGAGTTAAAGGCTAAAGGCGTTACCTGCATTTATATCTCCCATAAGCTGGACGAGGTTCTAAAGCTGGCAGATACGGTAACTGTCATTCGTGATGGCCGTTCGATTGGCACTAAACCAGCCCGTGATTTGACCAAGGAAGCTATTATCCGCATGATGGTTGGCCGGGAAATTACCGATTTGTATCCTAAGGAAGCGCACGTAAGGGAAGAGACGGTTTTGACAGTTAAGGATTACACAGTTTATAGTGCGGGAAACCCTGGCCGTAAATTGGTCGATCACGCCAGCTTTTCTTTGAAACGGGGTGAGGTATTGGGGCTTGCCGGACTGGTTGGGGCGGGACGGACAGAACTGGTATCGGCATTGTACGGTTTTCATAATGGCCGGTGTGAGGGAGAAGTGCTTTTGGAAGGGAAAAGGTTGGACACCCGTCATCCGGAGGATTCGTTGCAGCGGGGGATAGCCATGCTTCCGGAAGACCGGAAACGTCATGGAATTGTTGAAATTATGTCGGTAAGAAATAATATGACCCTGGCCAATTTGGAAGCGTATCGCCGAAAAGCGGATTATATTGACGCCTGTCAGGAACTGCACGATGCAAATCAATTCCGGGAACGGTTGAGGATTAAGACTCCCGGCTTAGAAACCTGTATTAAAAATCTGAGTGGCGGAAACCAGCAAAAAGTGGTACTGGCAAAATATTTGCTGCGAAAACTGAAGGTGCTTATCCTGGATGAGCCAACCCGGGGCATTGACGTTGGTGCAAAGTATGAAATATATAACTTAATTAATCGCTTAACCGAAGAGGGCATCAGTATTATAATGATTTCCTCCGATTTGCCGGAAGTACTGGGAATGGCTGATCGGGTACTGGTGATGAATCAAGGCCGGATTAAGGGGGAATTCATTAACGATCACACCCTGGATCAGGAACAAATAATGCATTGTGCTGTAGGAGGGACGCTTGCATGA
- the xylF gene encoding D-xylose ABC transporter substrate-binding protein — MFKKRKGYLFITVLVCIISLFMMAGCTKQETTTAKDTAPKKTVKIGLSMDDLRLERWQHDRDMFVAKAKELGADVVVQSANGDDQTQFSQCENLIAQGVDILVIIPHNGDALAPIIEQAHKAGIKVLSYDRLITKSDVDYYISFDNVKVGELQAKAIAELMPKGRYFLMGGSPVDNNAKLFRQGQMNVLKPLIDKGDITIVGDQWVKDWLPEEALKIMENALTANDNKIAAVVASNDSTAGGAIQALAAQNMAGKVPISGQDAELAACQRIVEGTQTMTVYKPIKILAPTAAEIAVQIAKGNQVKTDGVVNNGNRDVPAVLLTPIAVNAQNMAETVIKDGYNKLEDVYKNVSKDKWPKQ; from the coding sequence GTGTTTAAGAAAAGGAAGGGTTATTTATTCATTACGGTATTGGTTTGTATAATCTCTCTCTTCATGATGGCTGGTTGTACCAAGCAGGAAACTACTACAGCTAAAGATACTGCGCCGAAGAAAACAGTTAAAATCGGTCTTAGTATGGATGATTTACGGTTAGAAAGATGGCAGCATGACCGGGATATGTTCGTGGCAAAGGCCAAAGAACTGGGGGCCGACGTGGTGGTGCAATCGGCTAATGGTGACGACCAGACACAATTTTCCCAGTGTGAAAACTTGATTGCTCAGGGTGTAGATATTCTGGTTATTATCCCTCATAACGGTGATGCTCTGGCTCCCATTATTGAACAGGCTCATAAGGCAGGCATTAAAGTGTTGAGCTATGATCGCCTGATCACTAAATCGGATGTAGATTATTATATTTCCTTCGACAATGTAAAAGTTGGCGAATTGCAAGCAAAGGCGATTGCCGAACTAATGCCTAAGGGCAGGTATTTTCTCATGGGCGGTTCCCCGGTAGACAATAATGCCAAGCTATTTCGTCAGGGACAAATGAATGTGTTGAAGCCGCTAATTGATAAAGGTGATATCACAATTGTAGGTGACCAGTGGGTAAAAGACTGGCTGCCGGAAGAAGCATTGAAAATTATGGAAAATGCGCTAACGGCCAATGACAATAAAATTGCTGCTGTAGTGGCTTCCAATGACAGCACGGCCGGTGGTGCGATTCAGGCATTGGCTGCCCAAAATATGGCGGGAAAGGTGCCTATCTCCGGTCAGGATGCCGAATTGGCTGCTTGCCAGCGTATTGTGGAGGGCACGCAGACCATGACGGTGTATAAGCCAATCAAGATACTCGCACCTACGGCGGCTGAGATTGCTGTGCAAATTGCCAAGGGAAATCAGGTGAAAACTGACGGTGTGGTCAACAATGGCAATAGGGATGTCCCCGCCGTATTACTTACACCGATAGCCGTTAATGCCCAGAATATGGCTGAAACAGTTATCAAAGACGGTTACAACAAGCTGGAAGATGTGTATAAAAACGTTTCCAAGGATAAATGGCCCAAGCAGTAG
- a CDS encoding sugar ABC transporter permease translates to MTTELEKQSPELASGKKLSWAALFHLDVKTYTMLLALLSIWVIFTMATSGDFLTSRNLSNLFRQMSITGILSIGMVFIIIAGHIDLSVGSLMGLLGGVMAVLNVWYKVDGLLAITMTLALGLVIGIFNGWLVAYKKIPAFIVTLGGMLVFRGILIGMTKGTTVAALDSSIRFVGNAYLVEGVGIVLGVVAVAVVAYQSFAGRKLQAQYGLEIAPAGAEIAKIVFAAILVGIFITVLNSYQGFPVPVLILVIMAVIFSYILTKTVFGRRVYAIGGNAEAAKLSGINVTKMNLSIFALNGLLVSIAGVLLCSRLNAASVAAGQNAEMDAIAACVIGGASLMGGIGSVGGALVGALVMASLDNGMSMLNIETFWQFIVKGAILVLAVWVDIATKNKSK, encoded by the coding sequence ATGACAACAGAATTGGAAAAGCAATCACCGGAGCTGGCGAGCGGCAAAAAATTGTCTTGGGCAGCTTTATTTCATTTGGATGTAAAGACCTATACGATGCTGCTGGCACTGCTTTCTATTTGGGTTATATTTACAATGGCCACCAGTGGTGACTTCCTGACATCCCGCAACTTGTCCAATTTATTCCGTCAGATGTCCATCACCGGTATTTTATCCATTGGCATGGTCTTTATCATTATTGCCGGACATATTGATTTGTCCGTAGGTTCGCTCATGGGTTTGTTAGGCGGTGTTATGGCAGTTCTTAACGTCTGGTACAAAGTGGATGGACTCTTGGCGATTACCATGACGCTTGCCCTGGGATTGGTGATCGGAATTTTTAATGGCTGGCTGGTTGCCTATAAAAAAATACCGGCTTTTATTGTTACGCTGGGCGGTATGCTGGTATTTCGCGGCATTCTGATAGGCATGACAAAAGGCACTACGGTCGCAGCGCTTGATTCCAGTATTCGCTTTGTAGGCAACGCCTATCTAGTGGAAGGTGTAGGTATTGTACTGGGTGTGGTGGCTGTTGCGGTGGTGGCCTATCAGTCTTTTGCCGGACGCAAGCTTCAGGCTCAGTATGGTCTGGAGATCGCGCCGGCCGGAGCCGAAATAGCAAAGATTGTTTTTGCGGCGATCCTGGTTGGTATATTTATCACGGTTCTTAACTCATATCAGGGATTTCCTGTACCCGTACTGATTCTCGTCATTATGGCGGTGATATTCTCTTATATTTTAACTAAGACAGTGTTTGGCCGCCGGGTATATGCAATTGGCGGCAACGCCGAAGCGGCCAAATTATCCGGAATAAATGTCACTAAAATGAATCTGAGTATTTTTGCCCTTAATGGCCTGCTTGTTTCCATTGCCGGTGTGCTGCTTTGTTCACGGCTAAATGCGGCGTCGGTAGCCGCCGGTCAAAATGCCGAAATGGATGCCATTGCTGCTTGTGTTATTGGCGGTGCCAGTCTAATGGGAGGTATCGGCAGTGTGGGCGGCGCCCTGGTTGGGGCCCTGGTTATGGCTAGTCTGGACAATGGCATGAGTATGCTCAATATTGAAACCTTTTGGCAGTTTATTGTAAAAGGCGCAATTTTAGTGCTGGCTGTTTGGGTGGATATTGCAACCAAGAATAAGAGCAAATAA
- a CDS encoding ROK family protein, whose protein sequence is MKTADQLLVKQINKMIVLNTIYKKRPVSRAEIAKITGLNKSTVSALVDELLVEELVLETGIGESQGGRKPVNLSINQEVGHIIGIDLGVNYILSVMTNFAGEIIWEKRIDCQAAYSSSPAQRIAELELLIREAMQQAPPTVRGIIGIGIGVPGIVNYEQGLILSAPNLGWENIGLRSIIEQQFGVPVFIDNEANAGAIGEKWFGAGKRADDLLYVSAGTGVGAGIIINNELYRGAKGLAGEIGHMTVSLDGFPCSCGNTGCWEEYSSEKALFRYLKKYRDIRTLTIFDVVKEALAGDAVAREAFQYVGKYLGIGVANLINAFNPQLVIIGNSLPLVGDFLMDELKQEAAKRCFAARYFSIPILSSQLNMHACAMGAAALVISRLYASPVS, encoded by the coding sequence ATGAAGACTGCAGATCAGCTCCTCGTGAAACAAATTAATAAAATGATTGTTTTAAATACCATTTATAAGAAGAGGCCCGTATCCAGAGCGGAAATTGCCAAAATTACCGGGCTTAATAAGTCTACCGTATCCGCGCTGGTGGATGAATTGCTTGTGGAAGAACTGGTGCTGGAGACAGGGATTGGCGAATCCCAGGGAGGACGTAAGCCGGTAAACTTATCAATAAATCAGGAAGTGGGCCATATTATTGGTATTGATCTTGGTGTTAACTATATTCTCAGTGTTATGACTAATTTTGCCGGAGAGATTATCTGGGAAAAAAGAATTGACTGTCAGGCTGCTTATAGCAGTTCGCCGGCACAACGGATCGCCGAACTGGAACTCCTGATTCGGGAAGCGATGCAGCAAGCACCGCCTACGGTGAGGGGAATCATTGGCATTGGAATCGGTGTCCCGGGAATTGTAAATTATGAGCAGGGGCTTATTTTGTCTGCGCCTAATCTGGGCTGGGAGAACATTGGTTTGAGAAGTATTATTGAACAACAGTTTGGTGTTCCCGTATTTATTGATAATGAAGCGAATGCCGGAGCCATAGGTGAAAAATGGTTTGGTGCCGGCAAACGGGCGGATGATCTTTTGTATGTTAGTGCCGGTACGGGAGTTGGCGCAGGCATTATTATTAATAATGAACTTTACCGGGGGGCGAAGGGGTTAGCCGGTGAAATCGGACATATGACTGTTTCGCTTGATGGTTTTCCCTGCTCATGCGGCAATACAGGCTGTTGGGAGGAATATTCTTCGGAAAAGGCCTTGTTCCGTTATTTGAAGAAATACCGGGATATAAGAACCCTAACTATCTTTGATGTGGTAAAAGAAGCGCTGGCCGGTGATGCAGTAGCCCGGGAGGCTTTTCAGTATGTGGGGAAGTATCTTGGAATTGGGGTAGCCAATCTAATCAATGCTTTTAATCCTCAACTTGTAATTATCGGTAACAGTTTACCGTTGGTTGGCGATTTCCTTATGGATGAATTAAAACAGGAAGCTGCCAAACGTTGCTTTGCTGCCAGGTATTTTTCAATTCCCATTTTATCTTCACAGCTTAATATGCATGCCTGTGCCATGGGAGCTGCCGCTTTGGTCATATCCAGATTATATGCCTCACCGGTTTCCTGA
- the xylA gene encoding xylose isomerase, giving the protein MAYFNGVPQINFEGAKSSNPLAFKYYNPQEVIAGKTMEEHLRFSIAYWHTFTHEGSDPFGTGTMQRPWDQYTGMDKAKARVEAAFELFEKLNAPFFAFHDRDIAPEGATLQETNKNLDIIVAMIKNYLKTSKTKLLWNTANMFTHPRFLHGAATTCNADVFAYCAAQVKKALEIGKELEAENYVFWGGREGYVTLLNTDMKLELDNLARFFHMAVDYAKEIGFTGQFLIEPKPKEPTKHQYDFDAQTAMAFLRAYDLQDYFKMNIEANHATLAGHTFQHELRISRINGMLGSVDANQGDMLLGWDTDEFPTDLYETTLAMYEILQNGGLGKGGLNFDAKPRRESFEPEDLFYAHIAGMDTFARGLKVAARLVEDRVFESIVKERYKSFSEGIGRDIVSGKADFHTLELHALHNKPIVNKSGRQEQLKGLLNQYLLEM; this is encoded by the coding sequence ATGGCTTATTTTAACGGAGTACCCCAAATCAATTTTGAAGGAGCAAAATCCAGCAATCCACTGGCATTTAAGTATTACAACCCACAGGAAGTAATAGCCGGTAAAACGATGGAAGAACATTTGAGATTTTCTATCGCCTACTGGCACACGTTTACCCATGAAGGCTCCGATCCCTTTGGGACGGGTACCATGCAGCGTCCCTGGGATCAGTATACAGGGATGGACAAGGCGAAAGCACGGGTGGAAGCTGCTTTTGAATTGTTTGAAAAATTGAATGCTCCTTTCTTTGCCTTCCACGACAGAGATATTGCCCCGGAAGGAGCCACCCTGCAGGAGACCAATAAGAACCTTGACATCATTGTAGCCATGATTAAGAACTATTTAAAAACAAGTAAAACAAAATTACTTTGGAATACAGCCAACATGTTTACGCATCCCCGGTTTTTACATGGTGCCGCCACTACTTGTAATGCCGATGTATTTGCCTATTGTGCCGCGCAGGTTAAGAAAGCGCTGGAAATCGGTAAAGAGCTGGAAGCGGAAAACTATGTGTTCTGGGGTGGAAGAGAAGGCTATGTAACGTTATTAAATACGGATATGAAACTGGAACTTGATAATTTGGCCCGCTTTTTCCATATGGCCGTGGACTATGCCAAGGAAATCGGTTTTACCGGACAGTTTTTAATAGAACCTAAGCCCAAAGAACCTACCAAACATCAATATGATTTTGACGCGCAAACCGCTATGGCTTTCCTGCGGGCTTACGACTTACAGGACTACTTTAAAATGAACATCGAAGCCAATCATGCTACACTGGCCGGTCATACCTTCCAGCATGAATTACGAATCAGCCGTATTAACGGGATGTTGGGTTCGGTGGATGCCAACCAGGGAGATATGCTTTTAGGCTGGGACACGGATGAATTTCCTACCGATTTATATGAAACGACGCTGGCTATGTATGAAATTTTACAAAATGGCGGTTTAGGCAAAGGCGGACTGAATTTTGACGCTAAGCCGCGCCGGGAATCATTTGAGCCGGAAGATTTATTTTATGCTCATATTGCCGGGATGGATACCTTTGCCAGAGGGCTAAAAGTAGCGGCCCGGCTGGTAGAAGACAGGGTTTTTGAAAGTATTGTCAAAGAGCGGTACAAGAGCTTTAGTGAAGGTATCGGACGTGATATTGTGTCAGGCAAGGCTGATTTTCACACACTGGAGTTGCATGCATTGCATAATAAGCCGATAGTTAACAAATCAGGCCGCCAAGAACAATTGAAGGGTCTTTTGAACCAATATTTACTGGAGATGTAA